One genomic window of Deltaproteobacteria bacterium includes the following:
- a CDS encoding LysM peptidoglycan-binding domain-containing protein: MRKILTICIAAAVIILAGFITAPAPCEDQPGGYVEFSQGVYHTVKKGDTLWDLSDRFYDQPSLWPDLWSNNPDITNPHWIYPGQIVTLYLRRSKEWVGEGDMGAQDASGAFRRKTVRIPSLDQIGFIRKYAMPSSGLIVKGNNLGVMLSEGVIVYIKPKASVKYAVGDRFTIWRNEGIVANPYKGENQPLGVHHRIMGLVSVTNVGREIVTAKVEESYDGIRAGDLLMPMRDISNKPMPVFPGKPGITGHIVAAEDQLNIIGDGHVVFLDIGKKEGVEVGQVYTAYYKQDPIELDDESFVDLPDIDAAKVLVLNVEDEASTAVVLDSPEILCPGALVRAYTAPLY; the protein is encoded by the coding sequence ATGAGAAAAATATTGACCATCTGCATAGCGGCGGCGGTGATAATCCTTGCCGGATTTATCACCGCCCCGGCTCCCTGTGAAGACCAGCCCGGCGGGTACGTGGAATTCAGCCAGGGAGTGTATCACACGGTAAAGAAGGGCGACACCCTGTGGGACCTTTCAGATAGGTTCTACGACCAGCCCTCTCTTTGGCCGGACCTTTGGAGCAACAATCCGGATATCACCAATCCCCATTGGATATATCCGGGGCAGATCGTAACCCTTTATCTTCGCCGTTCAAAAGAGTGGGTGGGCGAAGGCGACATGGGCGCACAGGATGCGTCGGGCGCGTTCAGGCGCAAGACGGTGAGGATTCCGTCCCTCGACCAGATCGGATTCATCAGGAAGTACGCCATGCCTTCCAGCGGGCTGATCGTGAAGGGGAACAATCTTGGAGTAATGCTGAGCGAAGGCGTCATCGTTTACATCAAGCCGAAAGCCTCCGTGAAATACGCAGTGGGAGACCGCTTCACCATCTGGCGCAACGAGGGGATTGTTGCGAACCCGTACAAGGGCGAAAATCAGCCCCTGGGCGTTCATCACAGAATCATGGGCCTTGTCTCGGTCACCAATGTCGGCAGGGAAATAGTCACCGCCAAGGTTGAAGAATCCTATGACGGGATACGGGCGGGCGACCTTCTTATGCCCATGCGGGACATTTCGAACAAGCCCATGCCGGTTTTCCCCGGCAAGCCCGGCATCACCGGCCACATAGTGGCGGCGGAAGACCAGTTGAACATCATCGGCGACGGACACGTGGTCTTTCTGGATATAGGTAAAAAGGAGGGCGTGGAAGTCGGCCAGGTTTACACGGCATACTACAAGCAGGATCCCATCGAGCTCGACGATGAAAGCTTCGTTGACCTGCCTGATATTGACGCGGCCAAGGTTCTGGTTTTGAACGTGGAAGACGAGGCATCCACCGCCGTTGTGCTGGACAGCCCGGAGATTTTGTGCCCGGGCGCCCTGGTGAGGGCCTATACTGCCCCGTTGTACTGA
- a CDS encoding glycoside hydrolase family 3 protein, whose product MDVAQLAGQRIMVGFDGLTLEDELKGYIRDNKVGGVILFSRNVKDPDQVAELTRSIMDFALSCGQPPPFIAVDQEGGRVARLRAPFTEFAGNPSIKTREDALAFADACSKDLRRAGFNMNFAPVLDVVTADYPDSVMAERVFPGGPENVAALGDAVITRFQENGILAVGKHFPGIGRTNLDSHLDLPTSHLSRQDLFDVELAAFKNCRAAGMMLGHIVYTDLDPDWPASLSVRVARDILRGQMDYQGVVMTDDLDMGAVNGRYPIDLCMERVIAADIDQVLICHPGPNVAAAFDATVRILESDPQALARCRASVNRIFSAKKKMAFIA is encoded by the coding sequence ATGGACGTGGCCCAGCTCGCGGGCCAGCGGATTATGGTGGGTTTTGACGGCCTGACCCTGGAAGACGAACTCAAAGGGTACATCAGGGATAACAAGGTCGGCGGCGTGATCCTCTTTTCGCGCAACGTCAAAGACCCCGACCAGGTTGCGGAGCTTACGCGATCCATAATGGATTTCGCGCTCTCCTGCGGACAGCCGCCGCCTTTCATTGCCGTGGATCAGGAGGGCGGGCGGGTGGCGCGCCTGAGAGCGCCGTTTACGGAGTTTGCCGGAAACCCCTCCATCAAAACACGCGAAGACGCCTTAGCCTTTGCCGACGCCTGTTCCAAAGACCTTCGTCGGGCTGGCTTCAACATGAACTTCGCCCCGGTTCTGGACGTGGTGACCGCAGACTATCCTGATTCGGTAATGGCGGAAAGGGTTTTTCCTGGAGGGCCGGAAAACGTGGCCGCCCTGGGAGACGCTGTGATAACAAGGTTCCAGGAAAACGGGATACTTGCCGTGGGCAAGCATTTTCCGGGTATCGGACGCACGAACCTGGATTCGCACCTGGACCTTCCCACAAGCCATCTCTCACGCCAGGACCTGTTCGACGTGGAGCTTGCCGCCTTCAAAAATTGCAGGGCGGCGGGCATGATGCTCGGCCACATCGTATACACGGACCTGGACCCCGACTGGCCCGCAAGCCTTTCCGTGCGGGTGGCGCGCGACATCCTGCGCGGCCAGATGGACTACCAGGGCGTTGTGATGACGGACGACCTGGACATGGGAGCGGTCAACGGGCGCTACCCAATTGACCTATGCATGGAAAGGGTCATTGCCGCCGACATCGACCAGGTCCTGATCTGCCACCCCGGCCCCAACGTGGCTGCGGCCTTTGACGCCACGGTGCGCATCCTGGAATCCGATCCCCAGGCCCTGGCCCGTTGCCGCGCCTCGGTGAACCGGATTTTTTCCGCCAAGAAAAAAATGGCCTTCATCGCCTAA
- a CDS encoding PilN domain-containing protein, giving the protein MIRINLLPFRAARKQENVKRQVTVFILAFILSVVALFGVHIWAGGVVGGLQDRKGDTELKLAKVQKQAEEVNAMKAHLAMVEKRLDVIKTLMADRAYPVKLLDHMTQWTVPDRMWLSSLESTKEKLVISGIAVDENTVSVFHKRLENSTQFTVVSLDRMDKASKFPGMTFQEFFLTCYKPVPVEEAKPDAAAPGAPGAPGAKPPEAGAKPAEAGKEGGK; this is encoded by the coding sequence ATGATCCGGATCAATCTGCTTCCGTTTCGGGCCGCCCGCAAGCAGGAGAACGTCAAGCGACAGGTGACGGTCTTTATCCTGGCGTTTATCTTGTCCGTGGTGGCGTTGTTCGGGGTGCACATCTGGGCTGGCGGCGTGGTGGGCGGCCTTCAGGACAGGAAGGGCGACACCGAACTCAAGCTGGCCAAGGTGCAGAAACAGGCCGAGGAAGTCAACGCCATGAAGGCTCACCTGGCGATGGTGGAAAAGCGCCTGGACGTCATAAAGACGCTAATGGCCGACCGCGCCTACCCCGTGAAACTGCTCGACCACATGACCCAATGGACGGTTCCCGACCGGATGTGGCTGTCTTCCCTTGAGAGCACCAAGGAGAAGCTCGTCATTTCGGGAATCGCCGTGGACGAGAACACGGTCTCCGTCTTTCACAAGCGCCTTGAGAATTCAACCCAGTTCACGGTGGTGAGCCTGGACCGGATGGATAAGGCCAGCAAGTTTCCCGGAATGACATTCCAGGAATTCTTCCTTACCTGCTACAAGCCGGTTCCGGTTGAGGAAGCCAAGCCCGATGCGGCTGCGCCAGGAGCGCCCGGAGCGCCCGGAGCCAAACCCCCCGAGGCCGGAGCGAAACCCGCTGAGGCCGGAAAGGAGGGCGGCAAATGA
- the mltG gene encoding endolytic transglycosylase MltG, whose amino-acid sequence MAQGKAFSKTAVASAVLFAVLVFGAQLFNFYINSPNDPAGKAVAINIPDGQGFSLTVKSLEKEHIIRRPFLFRVYAKISGKDISVKAGRYRFSAAQSPAEILDALVSGKGRLNRLTVIEGWTVSEIAQAAEKAGFARAAVITALARDPHFARSLGLPGQSVEGYLFPDSYFFPYIESVEKSFTENGAASPEEEKAARNMLVTMVERFREKFTPKLRERAKSLGLSMHQTVILASVIEKETGDSREYPLVASVFYNRIEAGMRLQSDPTVIYGLAGFNGNLTKADLKTDHPYNTYTRKGLPAGPISNPGSGAIEGTLYPARTGYFYFVAKNDGTHRFSATLVEHNEAVARYQRHQ is encoded by the coding sequence ATGGCGCAGGGCAAGGCATTTTCAAAGACGGCGGTGGCAAGCGCCGTCCTTTTTGCGGTTTTGGTGTTCGGAGCCCAACTCTTCAACTTCTATATCAACAGCCCCAACGATCCGGCGGGAAAGGCCGTGGCCATAAACATTCCCGATGGCCAGGGCTTTTCCCTTACCGTGAAAAGCCTGGAAAAAGAGCACATAATCAGGCGTCCGTTTCTCTTCAGGGTCTACGCGAAAATTTCCGGCAAGGACATCTCGGTAAAGGCAGGGCGCTACCGGTTTTCAGCCGCCCAGTCTCCCGCCGAAATTCTGGACGCCCTTGTTTCTGGCAAGGGGCGCTTGAACAGGCTTACGGTGATCGAGGGCTGGACCGTTTCCGAAATCGCCCAGGCCGCCGAGAAGGCCGGTTTTGCCAGGGCTGCGGTCATAACCGCCCTTGCCCGCGACCCGCACTTCGCCCGCAGCCTTGGCCTACCGGGCCAGAGTGTTGAAGGCTACCTTTTTCCGGATTCTTATTTTTTCCCTTACATTGAGTCAGTTGAAAAGTCTTTTACCGAAAACGGCGCCGCCAGCCCTGAGGAAGAGAAGGCCGCCCGGAACATGCTCGTTACCATGGTTGAGCGCTTCAGGGAAAAATTCACCCCGAAATTGCGGGAAAGGGCCAAAAGCCTGGGCCTTTCCATGCATCAGACCGTGATTCTGGCATCGGTGATAGAAAAGGAGACCGGTGATTCACGAGAATATCCCCTTGTGGCCTCGGTCTTTTACAACAGGATCGAGGCCGGAATGCGTCTCCAGAGCGACCCCACGGTTATTTACGGACTGGCAGGCTTTAACGGCAACCTGACGAAAGCTGATCTTAAAACCGACCATCCGTATAACACCTACACCAGGAAGGGTCTCCCAGCCGGGCCGATTTCCAACCCGGGATCCGGGGCCATTGAAGGAACGCTCTATCCGGCCAGGACCGGCTATTTTTATTTTGTGGCCAAAAACGACGGGACCCACAGGTTTTCGGCAACACTCGTTGAGCATAACGAGGCGGTCGCCCGGTATCAGCGCCACCAGTGA
- the pilM gene encoding type IV pilus assembly protein PilM: MALFKKSDSLIGLDIGSGSIKVAQIIEKKPGVRSLFRFGMMDMPQGAIEDGLIKDPEAVAQAIKDLCVSYNIKEPNAAISISGHSVIVKNISVAKMTEEAMQENLQVEAEQYLPFDVKDVYMDFHIIGDVEGKDDQMNVVLVAAKKDLIDDYVSAAELAGLNPCIMDVDAFALQNIYEITTEKTDEIVALVDIGATKTNVNIVKNNKSVLIRDVSMGGAQITQEIMSHGGCTFEEAENWKIRAEEAKMDAEEMNDIIALASARWCEEIRPAIDFFYSINEERPERLLLSGGGGLVTGFREMLAAETGIPVEVMNPFKSLQVNDEQFDTSYLKRIGSQASICLGLALRKVADK, translated from the coding sequence ATGGCGCTATTCAAAAAAAGTGACAGTTTGATAGGCTTGGACATCGGGTCGGGGTCCATCAAGGTCGCCCAGATCATCGAGAAAAAACCGGGTGTCCGAAGCCTGTTCCGGTTCGGAATGATGGATATGCCCCAGGGGGCCATAGAGGACGGCCTCATCAAGGACCCGGAGGCGGTGGCTCAGGCGATCAAGGACCTTTGCGTCAGTTACAACATCAAGGAGCCGAACGCCGCCATCTCCATATCCGGCCACTCCGTCATCGTAAAAAACATTTCAGTGGCCAAAATGACCGAGGAGGCCATGCAGGAAAATCTCCAGGTCGAGGCCGAGCAGTACCTGCCCTTCGATGTCAAGGACGTCTATATGGATTTTCACATAATAGGCGACGTCGAGGGCAAGGATGACCAGATGAACGTGGTCCTCGTTGCAGCAAAGAAGGACCTTATCGATGATTATGTTAGCGCAGCCGAACTTGCCGGTCTCAATCCCTGCATCATGGACGTTGACGCATTCGCCCTCCAGAACATCTACGAGATCACCACAGAAAAGACCGACGAAATAGTAGCCCTGGTGGATATCGGCGCCACCAAGACCAACGTGAACATAGTCAAGAACAACAAGAGCGTTCTCATCCGCGACGTATCCATGGGCGGGGCCCAGATCACCCAGGAAATAATGTCCCACGGAGGCTGCACCTTCGAGGAGGCGGAAAACTGGAAGATCAGGGCGGAGGAAGCCAAGATGGACGCCGAGGAGATGAACGACATCATCGCCCTGGCGTCCGCCCGCTGGTGCGAGGAAATCCGTCCCGCCATAGACTTCTTTTATTCCATCAACGAGGAACGGCCCGAAAGGCTTCTCCTTTCAGGCGGCGGAGGGCTCGTCACCGGTTTTCGGGAGATGCTCGCCGCAGAAACCGGCATTCCCGTCGAGGTCATGAATCCGTTCAAGTCGTTGCAGGTGAACGACGAGCAGTTTGACACATCCTACCTGAAGCGCATAGGCTCCCAGGCTTCCATCTGCCTTGGTCTCGCGCTGAGGAAAGTGGCCGACAAATGA
- a CDS encoding pilus assembly protein PilP translates to MAALLVLVFSAGCSDEPPAPTPEAPKGPTAVRIKIKMAPFPGEGVPMLASGATAPAIPMEATPVAVAALPTALTPATAVAAAGGATPLVAGAEGMGLSPSTAFAEAGSFSPGMRIGGGAGLSGLADADLELAYSYNPAGKVDPFKPFVRETADGTKVSEGAGAEELPPLPPGSPPPILPDYDWRQLKLVAVVTKSTGGAPVAMVEDPTTKKGYSITKGVRLGRTNALVTEISLDSVIVEEMVKDYVTGEWQSRPQTISVKKTAGD, encoded by the coding sequence ATGGCGGCCCTTTTGGTTCTGGTGTTCAGCGCGGGCTGTTCGGATGAGCCGCCCGCGCCGACGCCCGAAGCACCCAAGGGGCCCACGGCGGTGCGCATCAAGATCAAGATGGCTCCTTTTCCGGGCGAGGGCGTTCCCATGCTCGCTTCGGGAGCCACAGCACCGGCCATTCCAATGGAGGCAACCCCGGTTGCGGTTGCGGCGCTGCCAACTGCGCTGACGCCGGCCACTGCGGTCGCCGCTGCCGGCGGAGCCACGCCGCTTGTGGCCGGAGCCGAGGGAATGGGCCTCTCCCCTTCAACCGCCTTTGCAGAAGCGGGCTCCTTTTCCCCCGGAATGCGAATCGGCGGGGGGGCTGGGCTGTCCGGGCTGGCCGATGCGGACCTGGAGCTTGCGTATTCCTACAATCCGGCTGGAAAGGTCGATCCTTTCAAGCCGTTTGTGAGGGAAACGGCGGATGGGACCAAGGTCAGCGAGGGCGCGGGCGCAGAAGAACTGCCGCCGCTTCCTCCAGGCTCGCCGCCTCCGATTCTGCCGGATTACGACTGGAGACAGCTCAAGCTGGTGGCGGTTGTTACCAAATCTACGGGCGGAGCCCCGGTGGCGATGGTGGAGGACCCTACAACCAAAAAGGGCTACTCCATCACCAAGGGTGTCCGGCTTGGCAGGACGAACGCACTGGTGACGGAGATATCCTTGGATTCCGTTATCGTGGAAGAAATGGTGAAGGATTACGTGACGGGGGAATGGCAGAGCCGTCCCCAGACAATATCAGTCAAAAAGACGGCCGGGGATTAA
- the pilQ gene encoding type IV pilus secretin PilQ produces MKRTRERLFVSAAWVVAVIFVGVMGCAGHKDAETASQTAGPEPVASASAPEAAAPLGTSPAASAPALNVEADKALQTTRAITSVTVEDTADGALITVKGSGPLTYTAVKSPFYQGIDLYFPETSAAGVPKEPGVKSELVRRVGITQANGGSRPSVKVEIGLLQDAAFTPRQEGNNLVVALKALGAAPETAPAQPSALKSETAAAPPPEPKASSGKAAPAKAAAPVARAAAPRTYKAGGEAYLQRARLKQVDFITEDRGRSVVKVSTTSPVDYTLEKAGARRLLLKLPGVFIPKEQQRPLITTRFESAADRIAPIMRRDGVATVSIELREMVPYRVDRDKDTILIHLDASRVPPRPLSDAGLPDWEAVLQDSAPDSDVAGGEDQAKAQAAGSMDIFDTSRSSDAPMHFKGERIALDFFKTDIKNVFRILKEVSGLNFAIDRDVEGEVTLSLDKPVPWDQVLFLILQMNNLEAVKVGDIIRIAPRATLDEARKAELEKVEAETKKKQMEQASAVVSEFHKKSQAPERLTYIPINYAKCKEVTEHLQSIMEDKPILSQDGMRVETTQVKRFTNVRCDERTNTILIRDSDDDITAAQDMVSNLDKPTPQVMIEARIVEATTTFSREIGVGWDGEAGVQPGDAKAGVGPQRGYDTLGGTYGYNWAVNYPLTSALYGTAGINFTRLMGLSQLTLNATLSAQESRGNVRIVSSPKVLTLDNKKATIKQGLEYPIAKLDDSGNTTIEYHPVDLLLEVTPHVTADRRITLSIHTTKNDLGEVYAGEQSFNTKEATTDLLLNDGDTVVIGGVIKTDRRESMTGVPWFNKLPVVGWLFKTDNDTENREELLIFITPRIVDVER; encoded by the coding sequence ATGAAGCGAACAAGGGAGAGGCTTTTCGTTTCCGCCGCGTGGGTTGTCGCCGTGATTTTCGTCGGCGTAATGGGTTGTGCGGGACACAAGGACGCTGAAACTGCGTCGCAGACCGCCGGGCCCGAACCTGTGGCGTCCGCCTCCGCGCCGGAGGCAGCCGCGCCTTTGGGCACATCGCCCGCAGCGTCGGCTCCAGCCCTTAACGTCGAAGCCGACAAGGCCTTGCAGACAACCAGGGCCATCACGTCGGTAACGGTGGAGGACACGGCGGACGGCGCTTTGATCACAGTGAAGGGAAGCGGTCCGCTCACCTACACTGCGGTCAAGTCTCCGTTCTATCAGGGAATAGACCTTTATTTCCCTGAAACGTCCGCAGCGGGCGTGCCCAAGGAGCCGGGGGTTAAAAGCGAACTGGTGAGGCGCGTGGGAATCACCCAGGCCAACGGCGGTTCGCGTCCTTCAGTCAAGGTGGAGATAGGCCTGTTGCAGGATGCAGCCTTCACGCCCAGACAGGAGGGCAACAACCTTGTTGTGGCTCTCAAGGCCCTGGGCGCTGCGCCTGAAACCGCACCAGCCCAGCCTTCCGCCTTGAAGTCGGAGACGGCTGCGGCTCCTCCCCCGGAGCCAAAGGCCTCCTCAGGCAAGGCGGCCCCGGCAAAGGCCGCTGCACCTGTCGCCAGGGCTGCGGCTCCCCGCACCTACAAGGCGGGCGGAGAGGCTTACCTGCAGAGGGCGCGCCTGAAACAGGTCGATTTCATAACCGAGGACAGGGGCCGGTCGGTTGTCAAGGTTTCAACCACAAGCCCGGTTGATTACACCCTGGAAAAGGCGGGAGCCAGGAGGCTTCTTCTCAAGCTGCCCGGAGTGTTCATTCCCAAAGAGCAGCAGCGCCCCCTCATTACCACCCGCTTTGAATCGGCGGCTGACCGGATCGCGCCCATCATGCGCCGTGACGGCGTGGCCACCGTTTCCATAGAGCTCCGGGAGATGGTTCCTTACCGGGTTGACAGGGACAAGGACACCATCCTGATCCACCTGGACGCCTCACGCGTTCCGCCTCGTCCCCTTTCGGACGCGGGGCTTCCCGACTGGGAGGCCGTGCTTCAGGACTCCGCTCCCGATTCCGATGTTGCGGGCGGAGAGGACCAGGCCAAGGCCCAGGCAGCCGGGTCAATGGACATTTTCGATACGAGCCGCTCCTCGGACGCACCCATGCATTTCAAGGGCGAGCGCATCGCGCTTGATTTTTTCAAGACAGACATCAAAAACGTCTTCCGCATTTTAAAGGAGGTATCCGGCCTCAATTTCGCAATAGACCGCGACGTTGAGGGCGAGGTCACCCTTTCCCTGGACAAGCCCGTTCCCTGGGACCAGGTGTTGTTCCTCATCCTTCAGATGAACAATCTCGAGGCTGTGAAGGTCGGTGATATCATCCGTATAGCGCCCAGGGCCACCCTGGACGAGGCGCGCAAGGCCGAACTCGAAAAGGTCGAGGCGGAAACCAAGAAGAAGCAGATGGAGCAGGCGTCAGCAGTGGTTTCGGAATTCCACAAGAAGAGCCAGGCTCCTGAGCGGCTGACCTACATACCCATCAACTACGCCAAGTGCAAGGAAGTCACGGAGCATCTCCAGAGCATCATGGAGGACAAGCCCATCCTGTCCCAGGACGGCATGAGGGTTGAAACCACCCAGGTGAAGCGCTTCACCAATGTCAGGTGCGACGAGCGCACCAACACCATACTGATCCGCGACAGCGACGACGACATCACTGCGGCCCAGGACATGGTTTCAAACTTGGACAAGCCGACGCCCCAGGTGATGATCGAGGCCAGGATCGTTGAAGCCACCACCACCTTTTCCAGGGAAATCGGAGTGGGATGGGACGGCGAAGCGGGAGTACAGCCCGGGGACGCCAAGGCAGGCGTCGGGCCGCAGCGGGGCTACGACACCCTTGGCGGAACCTACGGATACAACTGGGCGGTCAACTATCCCCTCACTTCAGCTCTCTACGGCACGGCGGGCATCAACTTCACCCGCCTGATGGGCTTGAGCCAGCTCACCCTGAACGCCACCCTTTCAGCCCAGGAGAGCAGAGGGAACGTGCGCATAGTATCGTCTCCCAAGGTGCTTACCCTGGACAACAAGAAGGCCACCATAAAGCAGGGGCTTGAGTACCCCATAGCCAAGCTGGACGATTCGGGAAACACCACCATAGAATATCATCCGGTCGATCTTCTGCTTGAGGTTACGCCCCACGTGACGGCTGATCGGAGAATCACGCTTTCGATTCATACGACAAAGAACGACCTCGGTGAAGTCTATGCCGGCGAGCAGTCCTTCAACACCAAGGAAGCCACCACAGATCTTCTCCTGAACGACGGGGACACCGTCGTCATAGGCGGAGTGATAAAGACAGATCGGCGGGAGTCCATGACCGGAGTCCCCTGGTTCAACAAGCTTCCGGTTGTCGGCTGGCTTTTCAAGACCGACAACGACACAGAGAACAGGGAAGAACTGTTGATTTTCATCACGCCCCGCATTGTGGACGTGGAAAGGTAA
- the pilO gene encoding type 4a pilus biogenesis protein PilO, with amino-acid sequence MKKKIEAPPPSTDGALDKIVNRVSQFTKVQRILICVAMFLAVTALFANFSFKPKYEDYTRLNTELAELETKLNEYQKVATLLEEVRKKKEEAEVKYKKGLRLLPDQEEIPELLDGVAKIGKDVNVGITSFRPGEKTTGAELYAIKPLNIEIAGSYHNIALFFDRLAKLFRIVTLLEFKLEPAKRSTQVGADSDLLAATMKANAYVFVENKPSEPKEGGQAAGTDQGKEAATKADENAKPK; translated from the coding sequence ATGAAAAAAAAGATCGAAGCTCCGCCACCCTCCACCGATGGCGCCCTAGACAAGATCGTAAACCGGGTCTCCCAGTTCACCAAGGTCCAGAGGATACTCATCTGCGTGGCCATGTTCCTGGCCGTGACGGCCCTGTTCGCCAATTTCTCCTTCAAGCCGAAGTATGAGGATTACACCCGGCTGAACACTGAACTTGCCGAACTTGAGACAAAGTTGAACGAATACCAGAAGGTGGCGACTCTTCTTGAAGAGGTGCGCAAAAAGAAGGAAGAGGCCGAGGTCAAGTACAAGAAGGGGCTGAGGCTTCTGCCCGACCAGGAGGAGATTCCGGAGCTTCTGGACGGTGTCGCCAAGATCGGCAAGGATGTCAACGTTGGCATAACGAGCTTCAGGCCCGGCGAAAAGACGACAGGCGCTGAACTGTATGCGATCAAGCCTTTGAACATTGAAATCGCCGGTTCATACCATAATATTGCGCTGTTTTTCGATCGTCTCGCCAAGCTGTTCCGAATAGTTACCCTTTTGGAATTCAAATTGGAGCCGGCCAAGCGTTCGACCCAGGTCGGCGCTGATTCCGATCTGCTTGCGGCCACCATGAAGGCCAATGCTTACGTATTCGTGGAGAACAAACCGAGCGAACCAAAGGAAGGCGGCCAGGCCGCCGGAACCGATCAAGGCAAAGAGGCAGCCACGAAGGCCGATGAAAACGCGAAGCCAAAATAG
- a CDS encoding ribosome maturation factor RimP, which yields METVKNGTKKIKTDKAKKAAPRVGNLPEKGEERENALARMEGELTGIVAPALAAEGLELVAVQYRGESQGRVLRIYVDRPGGVSLDDCAFASRHLGDLLDVYFTTDASYRLEVSSPGEDRPLVTEEHFKKFAGERAEVRTRMKLEGRARFTGSIVEAGNGVLTLMVDNKTTAIPISAIARAKLAPSVRRG from the coding sequence ATGGAAACCGTGAAAAACGGCACCAAAAAGATAAAAACCGACAAGGCCAAAAAGGCCGCGCCCCGTGTAGGGAACCTGCCGGAAAAAGGCGAGGAGCGCGAAAACGCCCTTGCCCGCATGGAGGGCGAACTGACCGGGATCGTCGCCCCGGCCCTTGCAGCCGAAGGGCTGGAGCTTGTCGCGGTCCAATACCGGGGCGAGAGCCAGGGCCGGGTCCTGCGCATCTACGTGGACAGGCCCGGAGGCGTGAGCCTGGATGACTGCGCCTTTGCCTCGCGGCACCTGGGCGATCTTCTGGACGTTTATTTCACCACGGATGCTTCATATCGTCTTGAAGTGTCATCACCCGGCGAGGACCGGCCCCTGGTCACCGAGGAGCATTTCAAAAAGTTCGCGGGCGAGAGGGCCGAGGTCAGGACCAGGATGAAGCTGGAAGGCCGGGCGAGATTCACCGGATCCATCGTCGAAGCCGGGAACGGAGTCCTGACCCTAATGGTTGACAACAAGACAACGGCCATCCCCATTTCGGCCATCGCGAGGGCGAAACTTGCGCCTTCGGTACGGAGAGGATAA